The DNA window GATGCGCCGGTCCAACCGGACCTCGCCTCCCGCCAGCTCCAGCGCCACGTCCTTGCTCAGCCGCGCGGACACCTCGCGCACGGTGCGGCGCAGCGGCTCCAGGAGCTGCGACGCGGGCACCATGCGCAAGTCCCGCAGGTCATCGCGCGCCACCTGGGCCACCAGCGCCAGTTGCTCGCCATCGCGATGCGCCTCGCGAGACACCTCCAGCAGGCGCTTCTGCATGGTGCGCATCAGCGCCACGCCAGAGCGCAGCGAGTCCAGCGCCGGCCCGCCTCCCGCCATCGAGAGCTGCGAGGCCGCGCGCTCCAAGTGCCGCAGCACCTCGTGCGTCCCGTCCGACAGCGCGCGATATCCCTCGGAGCGCCGGGTCTGCTGCGCCCGGCCCGACATCAGCAACTCCACCTGCAGCACCAGCGAGTCGAGCGTCTTCACCGACACGCGGACCGTGTGCTCCGCCGCGGAGGCGCGAGCTTCCGGCGCCGCCACGGGCATCCCAGGCGTGAGGGCCTCCGGAGCGGCCTGCACGGGCACCGCCTTCAGCGTCTCCACGGCCCGAGTCACCGCGGTCGCCGGCTTCACCGAATCCAGCCGTCCGCGCAGCTCCACCAGCGTGCCCGCGACGTCGGACGCGGCCAGGCTCGCCGGGTCTCCTCCCGGCTCCATGCGCGCGAAGCCCAGCGCGGCCGCCTCGGCCAGCGTCGCCACGCGCGAGACTCCACCGTCCAGCGCCATTCCGCGCAGCCCGCGGGCCCGCTCCATCGCCTTGCGCACGACGGCGGCCCGGTCCGGAACATCCGGCGAGCAGAGCGCACGCAGCGAGGCCTCCAGGAAGTCCAGGACCTCCAAGCCCTTCGCCGAGAGGCCCGAGGCCACCGACACGGACTCGGGCACGGCGACATCGCGCCCCAGGGACTTGAGCAGCGAGGCCAGTCCCTCCACCTCGGGCGACTGACCCGCGTCGCCCCGGGCCATGGCCGCCTCGATGCCGGACAGGCCCCGGAGCATGGACTCCACCGCGTCGCGCGGCAGGCCCGCATCTGTCCGGGTGTGAGCCAGCCCGTCCTCGATGGCGTGGACTACGTTCTCGATGTCGTCGAGCCCCAGGCTCGCCGCGGAGCCCTTGAGGCTGTGGACCAGTCGCTTGAGCGAGGGCAGCAGGTCCGCCTCGCGCGCGGTCGACGGCCCCTCCATTCCGAGCACCTTCGCTCCAATGGATTGGATCTGCTCACGCGTCTCCGCGGAGAACACCGGCCAGATGCTGCGCAAGAGCTGCGGATCCATGTCGCGCCTCTATTCCCGCGCCTGCCGGCCCGCGGCCGGGCCCCCGAGTTGCTCCAACTCCAGCACCGTCAGCCGGTCCGGCGTCAGGTACAGGAAGGGCCCCGGAGGAGGCTGTGAGAGCTCGGTCCTGGGCAACTCCTTGCGCCCCTCCACCGTCTCCGCCGCCAGTCCAAAACACTCCTCCCCCACCTCCACCACCACGATTTTTCCCAGGTCGGACATGCCGCCCCCCTCCAGCCCCAACAGCTGGCGGAGGTCCAGCACCGGCACCACCCGCGAGCGGCTGGCCAGCGCGCCCAGCACATGCGGCGGGGCCCCGGGCAACGAGCAGATGCCGCGCGCCTCCAGCACGTGGTCCACGTGCTCGATTCGCACCGCGTAGCGCTCGCCTCCCACCTGGAAGGCGAGCACCGACAACACCTCGTGGTGCACTTCGTGACGAGACTCGGCCAGCGCACGGGCACGGGCGCCCAGCACCTCGCGCCGCTTGTCCGCGCTCTCGCTTCGCTCCGGTACCCCTTCGGGCCGGAGCGCGGGCTCCTGTGCGTCGCTGTTCACCTTGACCTCGTCGCTCGCCATGCGGGCATCACCGGTTCGTCGCGGGCAGATTCAACATGACGCGCACCTTCGAGCGCAGGTCATCCACCGACACGGGCTTGTTGA is part of the Myxococcus landrumus genome and encodes:
- a CDS encoding hybrid sensor histidine kinase/response regulator, which produces MDPQLLRSIWPVFSAETREQIQSIGAKVLGMEGPSTAREADLLPSLKRLVHSLKGSAASLGLDDIENVVHAIEDGLAHTRTDAGLPRDAVESMLRGLSGIEAAMARGDAGQSPEVEGLASLLKSLGRDVAVPESVSVASGLSAKGLEVLDFLEASLRALCSPDVPDRAAVVRKAMERARGLRGMALDGGVSRVATLAEAAALGFARMEPGGDPASLAASDVAGTLVELRGRLDSVKPATAVTRAVETLKAVPVQAAPEALTPGMPVAAPEARASAAEHTVRVSVKTLDSLVLQVELLMSGRAQQTRRSEGYRALSDGTHEVLRHLERAASQLSMAGGGPALDSLRSGVALMRTMQKRLLEVSREAHRDGEQLALVAQVARDDLRDLRMVPASQLLEPLRRTVREVSARLSKDVALELAGGEVRLDRRILDALKDPLLHLVRNAIDHGLETPEERRAAGKLETGRLTVRVEPRGARIALVVEDDGYGLSPDRVRATAVRRGLLTEEAASRLSDTQAARLVFQPGFSTREQVTATSGRGVGLDVVQATAARLQGSVDVDFWAGRGTRFTVDLPLTLAAALGLLVRTGTAVSAIPSDSVERVMRLMPEDVGTVAGRVVARVDGSQLTFLSLSEAIGLPRLPMAIDSGRVQMAALVVVGGDKVLYAIDEVVGQQEIVVRSLGKHLQSVRHLAGAAVLDDGRVVPVLNAPELVRAARPETRSSSTESRRPRILVCDDSLTTRFAMKSLLEIAGFPVVTAADGEEAWGILERTPCQLVVSDWQMPRLDGVGLARRIKSHATLHSTPVILVTSLDSPEDRAAGLEAGADGYLVKREVERGKLLELVRNLLPARAS
- a CDS encoding chemotaxis protein CheW: MASDEVKVNSDAQEPALRPEGVPERSESADKRREVLGARARALAESRHEVHHEVLSVLAFQVGGERYAVRIEHVDHVLEARGICSLPGAPPHVLGALASRSRVVPVLDLRQLLGLEGGGMSDLGKIVVVEVGEECFGLAAETVEGRKELPRTELSQPPPGPFLYLTPDRLTVLELEQLGGPAAGRQARE